A region from the Rosa rugosa chromosome 6, drRosRugo1.1, whole genome shotgun sequence genome encodes:
- the LOC133715840 gene encoding chloride conductance regulatory protein ICln yields MVEGIRDFTAIVERDGVHQPVLDAQNGEELMHVQPGVSIVLGSHPPESPGTLYISTKQVIWLSDTNRAKGYAVDFLSISLHAVSRDPEAYTSPCIYAQIETGADEDESEGSDSECNGVLDLSKITEMRLVPSDPNQLDSLFDVFCECAELNPEPTEENEEEEHNWIFSADQLEDEATGEDSEPSIAIGQSNGDHDLARTVLELQINDQRFEDAEEMEHETDSAQR; encoded by the exons ATGGTGGAAGGGATTAGAGACTTCACTGCTATAGTCGAGAGAGATGGTGTTCACCAACCTGTTCTGGATGCGCAGAATGGCGAGGAGCTGATGCATGTTCAGCCTGGTGTTTCTATTGTCCTCGGTAGTCACCCTCCTGAGTCCCCTGGCACTctctatatctccaccaa GCAAGTGATTTGGTTGAGTGACACTAACAGGGCCAAAGGTTATGCGGTGGACTTCCTGTCTATATCACTGCATGCTGTATCCAGGGACCCAGAGGCGTACACCTCTCCTTGCATATACGCTCAG ATTGAAACTGGAGCTGATGAAGATGAGTCAGAGGGCTCAGATTCAGAATGCAATGGTGTTTTAGATCTGTCCAAGATTACAGAAATGAGGCTTGTTCCTTCCGATCCTAACCAAT TGGATTCTTTGTTTGATGTATTTTGTGAGTGCGCTGAGCTGAATCCTGAACCAACTGAAG aaaatgaagaagaagagcatAATTGGATATTTAGTGCTGACCAGTTGGAAGATGAGGCAACAG GAGAAGATTCTGAGCCTTCAATTGCAATTGGGCAATCTAATGGGGATCATGACCTAGCTCGTACTGTGCTTGAG CTTCAGATCAATGATCAACGCTTTGAGGATGCAGAAGAGATGGAGCATGAGACTGACAGTGCACAGCGCTGA
- the LOC133718102 gene encoding small ribosomal subunit protein uS10y: MAYAAMKPTKPGLEETQEQIHKIRITLSSKNVKNLEKVCADLVRGAKDKRLRVKGPVRMPTKVLHITTRKSPCGEGTNTWDRFELRVHKRVIDLFSSPDVVKQITSITIEPGVEVEVTIADQ, encoded by the exons ATGGCTTACGCAGCGATGAAACCCACCAAGCCTGGTCTCGAGGAGACACAGGAGCAGATCCACAAGATCAGAATCACCCTCTCTTCCAAGAACGTCAAGAACCTCGAGAAAG TTTGTGCTGATTTGGTTCGCGGTGCCAAGGACAAGAGGCTTAGGGTGAAGGGACCAGTGAGGATGCCTACCAAGGTTCTGCACATTACCACCAGGAAGTCTCCCTGTGGAGAAG GTACTAACACATGGGACAGATTTGAGTTGCGTGTGCACAAGCGTGTTATTGATCTCTTCAGCTCTCCTGATGTTGTGAAGCAGATCACCTCCATCACGATTGAACCTGGTGTTGAAGTGGAGGTCACAATTGCCGACCAATAA
- the LOC133716030 gene encoding ubiquitin-conjugating enzyme E2 19-like codes for MSSRTVNDLIAGREKSIFTGGTPADPSTITTHDDCYRVHTNRVATVAAASTNQSPPPENSTIKRLQSELKDLMMSDCDSGISAFPEKDNIMCWKGRISGGKGSVYEGKEYRLSLRFPNDYPFKPPCINFDHPIPFHPNVDAYGKIYLDILLLEEFDKWSSAYDVRTVLLSIKSLLEDPNLSTPVNCDAARLWSNQKEYKERVEKLYKHPQYGLEKRTIDRFGGQLCGLREDSKVLSECLRRHSSFIKRKVSKQ; via the exons CTCCCGCAGACCCATCGACGATAACCACCCATGACGACTGTTACCGTGTTCACACTAATCGAGTGGCCACAGTTGCTGCTGCTTCCACAAACCAATCTCCGCCTCCGGAAAATTCCACAATCAAAAG GCTACAATCTGAATTGAAGGACTTAATG ATGAGTGACTGTGACTCTGGGATATCAGCCTTTCCTGAAAAGGACAATATAATGTGCTGGAAAGGGAGAATTAGTGGAGGCAAAGGTTCAGTGTATGAAGGAAAAGAGTACAGACTATCCCTTCGCTTTCCGAATGATTATCCGTTCAAACCGCCTTGCATCAACTTCGATCATCCTATCCCTTTTCACCCCAATGTGGATGCCTATGGAAAAATCTACTTGGATATTCTTCTACTG GAAGAATTCGATAAATGGTCATCTGCTTATGATGTGAGAACCGTGCTCTTATCCATCAAGAGTCTACTTGAAG ATCCAAACCTAAGCACACCTGTCAACTGCGATGCAGCAAGACTTTGGAGTAATCAGAAAG AATATAAGGAGAGGGTGGAAAAATTATACAAGCATCCCCAATATGGATTAGAGAAGAGAACTATTGATCGATTTGGAGGGCAATTATGCGGTTTGCGAGAGGATAGTAAGGTGCTTTCTGAATGTTTAAGGCGGCATTCTTCctttataaaaagaaaagtttcAAAGCAGTAA
- the LOC133715091 gene encoding small ribosomal subunit protein uS15-like, giving the protein MGRMHSHGKGMSASALPYKRTPPSWLKISTPDVEDSICKFAKKGMTPSQIGVILRDSHGIAQVKSVTGSKILRILKAHGLAPEIPEDLYHLIKKAVSVRKHLERNRKDKDSKFRLILVESRIHRLARYYKKTKKLPPVWKYESTTASTLVA; this is encoded by the exons ATGGGGCGTATGCACAGCCATGGAAAGGGTATGTCAGCTTCGGCTCTGCCCTACAAGAGAACCCCACCGAGCTGGTTGAAGATCTCTACCCCCGAT GTGGAGGATAGCATTTGCAAGTTTGCGAAGAAGGGTATGACGCCGTCTCAGATCGGTGTGATTCTTCGTGACTCTCATGGGATTGCTCAGGTTAAGAGCGTTACTGGAAGCAAGATCTTGCGGATTCTTAAAGCTCATG GTCTTGCTCCTGAAATTCCTGAGGATCTGTACCACCTTATCAAGAAGGCTGTGTCAGTCAGGAAGCATTTGGAGAGGAACAGGAAGGACAAGGATTCCAAGTTTCGTTTGATTCTTGTGGAGAGCAGGATTCACAGGCTTGCTCGTTACTACAAGAAGACAAAGAAGCTCCCCCCAGTCTGGAAATA CGAGTCCACCACTGCCAGCACTCTTGTTGCTTAG